Below is a window of Phoenix dactylifera cultivar Barhee BC4 chromosome 7, palm_55x_up_171113_PBpolish2nd_filt_p, whole genome shotgun sequence DNA.
tttgtaattctgGATTGGGTACTCGCTCAACCCAAATAAAGATTAATTGGGCAGGTTCGAATAGTcgatgaatttattattattattattattattattattattattattattattattatgggaTGGGTTTGAAAATTTTGATAAAGTTTTAGCTGGATTATCGAGCAATCTACCCAAAGAACAGCTACaattataaacaaaaaaaaggtgaaaGGGGGTCATTTTGTTCAAGTCTCCATCTACACAGAATCTAACCCCCTACGTCTCTGGTGAGATTCATGGctactttcttaaaaaaaaaaaaaaagaaaaaaaaagaggagatttTTCATTCAACTAATCTGCCTTACGAGGAAATTTCCGATTGAGAGTACTTGCATCAAGTTATTCAGTGAGTACTTGGACAAGCAACATCATCCACATCTGATAAGATTGTACTCTCTGGAACATAGGCAGAATACCACCCATGGGCTCAAACTCACAGGGCTCAACCTAATCCTCTCTCGGCCACTTGGGGGATCGCTCCCCACCCGAATCATTCCTCGGTCCCACCGGTTCTTCCGCTCAAGAAGACCTGACCTGGCCAACTCAAAAGTGTGACCTCTGGTGTGTCGCTGTTCCTTTCGCAAGTTCTGAAGTCGCCACATCAACCGGTCACATATTAGAGTGCGTGGATCGGTCCCATTATTAAAAGTTTAAACAGAAGATGACGCTCTAATCGGTCTCCTAACATAAGCTTGGACCAATAGGCTGTGGCCATTAACGTAATCTAATCTCTCCATCGTCATCAGAAGGGACGAAGCAATCGAGTGAAGAGAATGTCAGGGGCGAGGACGTGGTCGTCTTCTTCGTTATCGGATACGACGCCTCTGCTCCCGCTCCAGGCCGATCGGGCCTCCACCGCCACCCTCGAGatggccgccgccgcccccgcccCCGCCGCCTCCCGTACCGTCTACCTCGGCGTCGACGTCGGCACCGGCAGCGCCCGGGCAGGCCCgtgctccttctcctcctctttatcCCTCCTCCTACATCTtaaccctcctcttcttctgaCTGGATTTCCTTAGTGCTTGTTTGGTGTAGTTTGATGTCGgaatctttttgtttttccgGCGCCGGTCGATTGATCGATGCTTTTCGAGACATTTGCACGAATtcgttattttttaatattttgtgTTTGAAGATAGGTTCAGTTTTGCATCGAattatttcatgaagaattcattctatttctaGTTTCCCTGATCGTCACGATAGTTTTCCGAATGAGGATTTCTCTTGCTATCTAACGAATTGCTAGATATTTCTGCTTAGATTAACAAAAATGAATCATCTAAGTTATTATGGTCTCTCCTCTTTTTGATCTTATCGATTTTTATGCGAGGGCGTGTCATCACTCTTTGATCGACGAGCAAGTTATAGAACGCCATAATACGTGATATTTCCAAGCTTCTGCTAATGATTGTGATCTTACTCTACATCTGCCTTGACATATTTTTCAAGCTTGACATTCGTGCTGTTTTGCTAACCATGTTTTGATCTTTACCCTGTCTTAAATTCTTAGTCAGATGCTCACTTCGTTGTAGCTAAAAATCAGAGGCAGCAAGGTAGGAATTCTAGGGAAATAAGGATTTGTAATGCTGAGTGCAAATAGCTATGTTTATATATCTTGATTGTGCAACATTCTGATCCACAAAACTCATAAAACAAATAAGTCTTGTGTAGATATCTTTAATTTGATTATGGTATTAATAAATCACATTTAAAAGCAGAGAGAATTCATGACAGCCAAGATGGTTCTGTACAAATCTGTAACAAGATGATGTGGTGAGTGGAATAGCCAAAAAGAAACAGTTATGGTAATATATGAAACCTCCTAAGTGGTTGCTTCTGTAGAAATAGGTTTTTCTTAGGCCAAGCGCTTCCTTTTGGTGACAATAATCCAATAAAATTTTACTGGATTCAGCTAGGATTCTATTTTAATACCTAGCAGGTGCAACCTAAAACTGTAAGTCTATGTCCGAGCCACAAGCAAAGGCAACCTAATTAGAGATGAATCAAACACATGATAAGCCCAGTCCGTACCCAGTCCACCTAAAACTGTCAAGCCAAAATTACCTCAAGACACAATATTAATTGTGTGATGATCCAGCCAACAGACCCAACTTTGGAATTTAAGTACAATCTACAAGGGAAAAAATGATGCTAGGAGGGTGGTTGAAttttcatccaagaaattacCTTCTTCCCTAACTCCACCTCAGAATTGGTGATCACTTTGTCTTGTGGCACACCACTGGTTAGCATGAGACATccccttttctctctttccgTTGCATGTAAGATAGTGAAGGTAAAAGATGGTCTAATTTAAAATAATCAAAGTCCTTGTAGATCAGATTATAGTTATTTTGCAATCTATGAAGGTCTTACGTTAGAAATTTAAGAAGGCACGACCAGAGTTTGGGCAGAGTCAGATTCTTTCTGCACCTGTTGGGTACATCACAGACAATTTCATGCAACCTTTAGAAATGGATTGTATATTGTCAGAAGTTGGGTGAGTGCTCAACCAATTTGAAGAGGTGTGAATGTCATTTACTCAAAGAGAGGCCCATATGATCACAGATTGGCTTGCAGATGGACTAGAAATCACAGTCAGGATCAATTAAGACAAAGAAACTACCTGCAGGAATTACTTTTGTTGGTATGTAGAAATATAGCACTACAAATGTATGTGAGGGAGAATTGATGTTGTTGTATTTTTTATAGTTCAggaaaatgaagaaaagaaaatcttgtCATCTATTATCATGACATCATCTGCAAAAAAACATTTGTCAAGTGATGTTATCTCAAATAGTTTTTGTTGCCACACCATAAGAGATTGTTTCGTTCTGTTGGCAAAAATGTCTTTGTTATTTTTCTGGAAGTTCCCCTGCAGCATTTTTTTTAGTTCCTTTGGGAGATTTTGGGGCATCACCATcgaattttttgagataaaatcTTGGTATGGTTTGAAGTGCATTTAGTCGGATGGAGCATCCAAGTCTAGAGAGAGTAAAAAATTGTAattttaattatggattttcgATGTTTAAACTTCCACTGATATCCTTAATATTGATCTCTCTTTATTTTCTgacattttttttcaataataacAAGCTATATTGCCTTTTTTTGGGTTGATGAATTTTATATCTGCAAGGTCATTGCCCGTCTAATCTTTTGGCACATTGTTTATGTATAGCTTCATGATATTTAGAATTCCAGCTTTGCATTGTTTCACCCATGCAAAAAGCTTACAAAAATACAAATTATTACATTATGCTAGTTTCTGAAATTCAAAATGTTATATCTTgacttttttgatttttttcttattggtATGACCTTTTGATTCAGGTCTCTTCGATGATCAGGGTAGGCTGCTAGGCTCAGCCAGTAGCCCCATACAGATATGGAAGGAACGAGGTTGTATTGAGGTTGTACATTTGTGGAATCTATTACTTCGGTTTATCTAGAATATTTGTAAAATGGCTGATATGATAACTGCTGCTAAAATATGTCTTTCTTCAAATAGCAATCCTCAACAGATATCTGGCATGCGGTATGTGCAGCTGTGAAAACAGCATGCTCATTGGCAAATGCCGTTGCTGAGGAAGTGGTTGGTATAGGATTTGCAGCTACTTGCTCCCTTGGTATGTCACCTCCTTGCAGAACATTTTTTGTATATTGACTATTTGTGTGCTGTAAGAAGTGGTATGTAAAACCTAAGCTCTTTTTGGAATTGGGTATTGTTTGCAGTTGCCGTCGATTCTGATGGATCTCCTGTTTCAGTTTCATGGAGTGGTGATGCAAGAAGAAATATCATAGTATGGATGGACCACAGGGCTGTAAATCAGGCTGAGCACATTAATTTTCGCAACTCGCCAGTACTACAATATTGTGGTGGGTCTGTCTCCCCTGAAATGCAAGCCCCTAAGGTAACCAAAGTATCCTGACTGAGAGAATCAACAGTACCTTTTTTTTATCAGCAAATTAAAGAACTATGTTGATCCTTTTATCTGTTTCCATAGTCTTGTTGCTGTTACTCTTTTGGTATATGCAAAATACTGGCTCTGTAGAATCTACACAAACAAGCTGATGTTTTGGGCCATTAGATTTTGGTGATGTTATTAGGTTATACCATAGCGGCATGACTGTAttttttttaccatgggatacaGCAACCAAGCTGAAAAGTttgtaaaatggatagctaGCACCCATTTTATCATCACTAACAATATCTCAGGTTCATcttagacttaatcactagacaATGTTTTTATCATTAAAGTGGTTTGATGAAGGGTTTTCTAACATCATCTTCTTAACATGAAGTCACTATACTACCCCTTCAAGTCTTTTGGAATTCTTACCTTGGTTTTAAAGTAATTCTAATAGAACACTTTAGTCTGACCAGCATATttgcctttctttctttctatctctctcttttgggaTGGGGGAGAACATGGAGGTGTTGAGCATTAAAATTAGGTAATGCTGAAtccttttattttgtttatttttttatttgtttcggAGGGGGATTGCTAAGGAACATTAGTAAATGTTTTTATTTTCACCACAAAGTGCTTGCTTTGATGGTATTATCTTGTCCCTTGCTAAGGAACATCAGGGGTTTGATTCCAAGTGGTGTGTACCCTTGCTTTGACCTGCGATTAGCAAAAGCCCAGGTTCCATGAGCTTTGGCTGTTGGACTTGGTCTGCCTGGAGGCCTAAGCTCCTACCTAGGTGGGTTGGGTTGGGGTGGGTACCTGCTGATTGGGTTAGAGCGCCTCCTagtctcaaaaagaaaagagaactctcattttcttttaataaattttaGGTGGTGCCAtcactttttctcaaaattatTGCATAATTTATTTGTGAGAATGTGAATACTTATTTATGTACATACATTCATTAATATGTATGAACATGTGTACAATCACAAAAGCATAAATGaatatgtgtatgtgtatatgtacatatgtatcaaAAGAGTTTGTTAAAACATGAACTCAGCCCTTGATTAGGAATGTATATCAAGGTCCAAAAGAGAGAATGTTGTTTTAGATACACAACATAAAGAGGGGCATGTATATATTCATTAGTTCCCTATCCAACTTTAATAATGTTCAATGTTGCACATCTAGGAAATGCAGTATTTTGTGATTTAGGGGGAACTTTTGGGAAGGGATGGAATGAAGTAGTGGGACAGTGGGGGCAGTGGGGCGATTGTAGAGGGAAAGGAGAAGGCTGGAGATTCGGTGATAGGGGTAAAGGTGGCAAAGTGGTGGTGTTGCTGCTCAGAAAGGGAGAAAATGAGGCCATTTGGTGAAGGGTTGAAGGTATCTGCTGGTAGCAATTGGGGCATTTAGGGTTTCAGCGAGGCAAACAGAAGGGAAGATGCCATCCTAAGATTATTTACTAATTCCTGGagttgctttctttcttttcaaaaataCATGGCTGAGAGATCTAAAAGATTTGGGCCAGTACCCTAATAATGGTAGCTCAGCTATActctgcatgcatgcatgcgtgcATGCTTGTGCATGAGAAGCAGATTCAAAACATATGCAGGTTCCAATATCAAATGCATTTTTCTCTCTCTGAATAGTGTCTTTTCAAGTCTAGGGGAACATAGAAGGCTACTCTGTAGGTCTTTTTACCTGCTGATTAGTAACATCCTCTTGCTTGAAGTTAACTTGGTAAGGGATTCAGTACTGGATCAAAAGGTTGACCTCTGATTGAGAATTGTCTTACATTTTTTAGACCTTGATGGATCCTACTTGGTCCAGAAAGCTGAGCCTATTTAGATAAATAAAGTTTGTTGGTAATTGTATAGGTTACCACAGTCATGTTGTTAATCTATTAGAACAGATGGTTCATGACTAAAGGTTTCAAACATTGTTGTAATCCTGCTTTTGGATAATAATTAAGGTGGATTATTAGAAAACTGTGGTGACATTGTAAGTTCTATCATAAGCTTGCATATATGTAGTATATGAAAGGTTTGTATGTAATATGGAGATCACCAGACACCCTTCTTTTTTTACACAAGCCATGGCTAAAGAAGCTTGTTGAACTTGATCTTAATAGTTGAAGAATCATTATTTATCCTCTTGATATCTTAATAGTTGAAGAATCATTATTTATCCTCTTGATATCTTAATAGTTGAAGAATCATAACTAGAacgtctaaaataaatatatgcaGCTACTATGGGTAAAAGAAAACCTGCAAGAATCTTGGTCCATGGTGTTTAGGTGGATGGATTTAAGTGACTGGTTATCATACAGGTAATTCTTCTGATAGATCTCCCAATGTTATTCAGtgatttatataatttatttgcACAAGGcgttgaagttaattatttatttacatgacagctctttttgttatttataGTATGAATGCATTTTTGTAGAGCAACAGGGGATGATACTCGGAGTTTATGTACAACTGTCTGCAAGTGGACATACCTTGGACATGCACACATGGAACTAGCTAGTGAGAAAGAGTCTCATATTATGGAATCTTGTGGATGGGATGATGACTTTTGGGAGGAGATTGGCTTAGGAGATCTTGTGGAAGGGAATCATGCAAAAATTGGTATATTATTTACTCATCTCATTTCTAATAGTGCTTAGTTCTCTGTAGTGATAGCCTCAACTACGCTGAACAAAAATTATTTGCAAAATTACATATCTGTTTCTTATTCAGTCCTTCATTTGTTAAATTGCCACGTGACGTCTTCTGTGTTGCATAACTGTGACAAGCTTAAAATGACATTTGGAGTGCTGGCAGCAACTATGAAGAATCACAAACTACTGAATATGTGCACGTGATATTATGTGAGAcacggaaaaaagaaaaagcagtgGTGCTGAAACCATGTTTGAAAAGATATCTGATGTCTTTAGTTGCTCATAAATCTCTTCTTCACCCTATGATTTTAATGCTTATTTTTTTGGATAGTTTGCCAAACTGGTTACTTAACTCATATGCAACACTTTCTCATTTGTTTACTTACATAATAGAAACCGATAAGAATACCAAAGTTTTGCCCAGGCCTAGATTTAATTTGGTAAATCAGAAGCTTTATAAAAATTAGTTGCTGATATGCATATATTTTACATAGCAGGTATCTATTAATAAAAAAGAATGCATCACAAGGGGACAAGCTTTGCTCTGTGGAGAAAGGCTTGGGCTGACAAGCATGATGGTGCGGGCTCAAGTCTTAGGGCAGCCActttatacaaaaaaaaaaaagataaaaaaaaaggacaaaggTTAGGTCTGTCCCCAGTCTGCCGTTCTAGGATCCTGGATTGCGAGGACCATAGCTGGGGTAATAGCCTTTTTTTAAAACATAATTCTGGGTCACAGTGCAATAAGCTATGGGACTTAGAGAACTTGTTACCTCCTTTTTCTGGTTTTGCTTTTCGGCTTTCCTATGTATATTGCTTAGATGGATGATTATATATGCTCAATGACTTCAATTTTTGGATTATAGATAACAATTCTGGTTTTTCATCAATTAATAGTCCAACTGTGGGAGAAATCTTTACAATTCTGAAAAACATATAAATTGATTCTCTCCTGCAAATTCATTTTGATGTCATACTACCATTAGGCACCTTGACTGAAGTCTTCGAGTCAGTTAAGTGGGAAGGCTGAAGCTTTTCTTTGAAACATAAGCTGATTGAAATGGTTGGTTACAGGAAACATATCTGGACCTTGTAATCATCATTTCATATCACAAACAGACAATTATAGTGCAAGCCTTATTTGCTTCTGTACAGTAagggcctttttcttttttcatgatAGAGAGGAAAGCAGGAGATGTAATGCAGATCAGCTTTCTATGGAAGTAAAGTTGTAGAAGCAAAGAGTCACTTTTCATATAAAAAGAATTAGTTGCCTTCTGGAAGCATTATCAATGATCAACAAACCCATATGGCATGCAACACTTTGTTTCTGACTTTGTACCCCATGTCTTTCATTTTATGGGTTTTAGTTTTGTCCGGAGCTTCGATGCtaaaaatttgatttaattggtttcttggatGCAGAAAATTTAGGTGTAAATCTGGTGATGGTATTGGGCTCGGTTTTGGGGTCCTTTTAAAAGAGATGTCAGGATGTTAGTGAGAGCTAGAAGTTCATCATTGGGTTGTCTTATTAGGCAACTTGTTTGACAGTAAACAAATTGGCTGAAAATTTTCTCTAATGGATCTACATGTAATGACAACCACTTTCGCTACTTATAGGCTATGCAAATTAGTCAGGCTTTTTTCTATGTTTTCCTTCGGTCATCTTCTATGAAAGCCTGTGGCTGTCCCCTTCTCAATCTATCGTACCATTTCTCAATCTTGTAATTTTAACATCATCTTTGAATTTGTCACACACTAATGATGTGGTATAAACAATGCAAACAGGACGGAGTGTTGCTTTTCCTGGTCATCCTTTGGGTTCTGGTCTGACACATGCTGCTGCAAAGGCAAGAAATTTagtagtcatgaagtctgattTCAATGGCAATGCTTTGAGATCATTAATGTGGTGAACACACATGTTACTAAAAAAATACGCCAACTATATAAATTGCTTATTGGAGGGTGGCTGTATGTCAGATTGTAGTATCTACATTGCATCTCTTTTAATCCTTTTAAAGATCTTTTCAATTTCAGGAGCTAGGCCTATTAGCTGGAACACCTGTTGGAACTTCACTTATTGATGCCCATGCTGGTGGTGTTGGGGTTATGGAAAGCATGCCTATATCAGAGTCCAGAGCTGATGGTGTGTGTTACTGCCAGATATGCTTCATTTTTTGATTATGATTATTTATACATAATGTCCTGGTCAATTTTAAGGCTAGATGTGTATTCCTAATGGAAGAAGTTTCCGTGTTTCAGTGTCTGCTGAGGAAGTCATATGCCATCGCATGGCTTTAGTATGTGGAACATCTACTTGCCATATGTCTGTCTCACGGAACAAACTGTTTATACCAGGTGTATGGGGACCATTCTGGTCGGGTACATCTCTGGCATGTGATATGCATTGGTCACTATATCCTCTTTACCTGCATTTTTCTTAATGCCTCTTTGTTGGTGTTGGTTTTCAAatctattttctttatttagtATGATCAGTATATACTGACATTCTTGGTGGTTGGCATATTAATAACTATGTTGCTGTTGATGCTTTTGCTTGCATATTTAGCCATGGTGCCTGAATACTGGCTCACTGAAGGTGGTCAAAGTGCAACTGGTGCCCTTCTAGATTACATGGTTGAGAACCATGTTGCTGCTCCTCTCCTTGCCAACCGTGCTGCTTCGCAAAGTAAGTTTCCTGGTTTGTATCTGAAGAGAGGTGATGCTTCCTGATATGGCTTTTTGTTTTTGTATGCACAAGTACATTGTGGTATCAGTTTCAGAAATGTCTGAAACATTTTCAGACGTTTGAAGCTAATACTGCTTATACACAAGCACGAAGATTGTCATTACTTCAGCTGATGTCCAAAACCAATTTCAGAAGCTTGGGGCTAATTTTCTTAGTGCATATTGTCTAGGTATTTCTCTATATGAGTTGTTGAACAAGATATTGGCATCCATGATGCATGAAAGCAATATTTCATTTCTTTCTGCCTTGACTAAAGACATGCATGTCCTTCCTGACTTTCATGGAAATAGGTATGGAAAGATGTTCAGAAATCTCCTACATTCCTAATGATAGTATGAagtcatataatttgatttagaTGCCCTATTAGACCCTAATTCTGTTTCTGAAATACATATATGGTTTTAATGGGTTAGGTCACCAATTGCTGATCCAAACTCCAAAGGAATGGTTTGTGGTTTAACTCTTGATGCAAGTGAGAAACAATTGGCACTTCTATACCTTGCAACAGTTCAGGGCATTGCGTATGGTACCCGCCACATAGTGGAGCACTGCAATTCTCATGGGCATAAGGTACTGATTAACTTATCATTTTGAGCACCTTGGTATGAATACTTATTTTGCTATCCTTCTTTAGACGCTGTGTGCAAAAGATTGCAAAATCATATCCACATGTAGCACCA
It encodes the following:
- the LOC103707093 gene encoding FGGY carbohydrate kinase domain-containing protein isoform X2, with protein sequence MSGARTWSSSSLSDTTPLLPLQADRASTATLEMAAAAPAPAASRTVYLGVDVGTGSARAGLFDDQGRLLGSASSPIQIWKERGCIEQSSTDIWHAVCAAVKTACSLANAVAEEVVGIGFAATCSLVSWSGDARRNIIVWMDHRAVNQAEHINFRNSPVLQYCGGSVSPEMQAPKLLWVKENLQESWSMVFRWMDLSDWLSYRATGDDTRSLCTTVCKWTYLGHAHMELASEKESHIMESCGWDDDFWEEIGLGDLVEGNHAKIGRSVAFPGHPLGSGLTHAAAKELGLLAGTPVGTSLIDAHAGGVGVMESMPISESRADVSAEEVICHRMALVCGTSTCHMSVSRNKLFIPGVWGPFWSAMVPEYWLTEGGQSATGALLDYMVENHVAAPLLANRAASQSISLYELLNKILASMMHESNISFLSALTKDMHVLPDFHGNRSPIADPNSKGMVCGLTLDASEKQLALLYLATVQGIAYGTRHIVEHCNSHGHKIDTLLACGGLAKNPLYIQEHADIVGLPIILPRENEPVLLGAAILGAVAAKKYSSLHDAMRALNAAGQVIRPSKDPRVKKYHDAKYQVFRSLYEQQLSYRSIMTQALQ
- the LOC103707093 gene encoding FGGY carbohydrate kinase domain-containing protein isoform X1, whose protein sequence is MSGARTWSSSSLSDTTPLLPLQADRASTATLEMAAAAPAPAASRTVYLGVDVGTGSARAGLFDDQGRLLGSASSPIQIWKERGCIEQSSTDIWHAVCAAVKTACSLANAVAEEVVGIGFAATCSLVAVDSDGSPVSVSWSGDARRNIIVWMDHRAVNQAEHINFRNSPVLQYCGGSVSPEMQAPKLLWVKENLQESWSMVFRWMDLSDWLSYRATGDDTRSLCTTVCKWTYLGHAHMELASEKESHIMESCGWDDDFWEEIGLGDLVEGNHAKIGRSVAFPGHPLGSGLTHAAAKELGLLAGTPVGTSLIDAHAGGVGVMESMPISESRADVSAEEVICHRMALVCGTSTCHMSVSRNKLFIPGVWGPFWSAMVPEYWLTEGGQSATGALLDYMVENHVAAPLLANRAASQSISLYELLNKILASMMHESNISFLSALTKDMHVLPDFHGNRSPIADPNSKGMVCGLTLDASEKQLALLYLATVQGIAYGTRHIVEHCNSHGHKIDTLLACGGLAKNPLYIQEHADIVGLPIILPRENEPVLLGAAILGAVAAKKYSSLHDAMRALNAAGQVIRPSKDPRVKKYHDAKYQVFRSLYEQQLSYRSIMTQALQ